One Stratiformator vulcanicus genomic window, CCGAGCCAGAAACACGCCCAGTCCGGTCCCGCTTCCCGGCTCTTTCGTCGTAAAGAACGGATCGCCGACCCGCGCCAATACTTCAGGACTCATCCCTTCACCTTGATCATCGATATTCATGCTCAACCGATTGTGATCGCAGCTCCCCGTGATCGTGACATCATGCCCGTCCGGAGACGCCGAAATCGCGTTTTGGATCAATCCGCGTATGGCTTGCGCCGTCACTACGAAGGGCAACAGCAGTTTTCTCTGCGCGATCTGTTTCGGCAAGCGCGTCCTAACACGATCCCCGTTGCGCAAGCTGCTGAGAATTTCGGACAGCAACTCGTCGACGGTGACCTCGGTCAGTTCTTCCCCCATCGCCTGACCGGCGTCGAGCGACATGCGGTCCAGAATCCCGCGGCATTGATCAAGTTCCGTCCTGATGAGTGCGATATCTTTCGCGATCCGGCCGTCCTTATCAATTTGCTCGACCCGGCGCTCGACTTCCCGCGCGACCACGGCAATAGTCGACAACGGATTTGCCAACTCATGCGCGGCACCGGCCGCGAGTGTGCCTAACGCTTCCAATTTCTGAGCACGCGTGAATTCATCTTGGTAGGCCCGAATTTCGCGGTCGTGTCGTTTCAATTGGTCACGCAACAGCATGGTGAAATAGACGATCGTAATCGAGCAGGCGATGAAGGCGACGATCGACCCGAATTGGACGAGCGGAGTTCCACCACTTTGGCCACGCGTGACCGCAGCCGACGACACCAACGGCTCTAATTCACGGTGGAAGAATGAAATCAGAATGAAACCGACAATGGCAAAGCTCGTTGCCGTCCACGCCCACTGACGGGGCAGCACGACTGTCGTCAGCGACAGATTGACGAAGTAGAAAATGACAAATGGATTCGCCGCCCCGCCTGAGAAGTAGAGCAGGGCAGTCAACATGATCAGGTCGAACAGCATGACCGGTCCGCAAACGCGAACGGTCACCGGCGCGGGTTCAACGGCCGGATCACCGGGCGGGTGAGTCGCCGACCACAAGCCTAAAAACACGTTTGACGCAGCCGTCATCCCGATCACGGTCAGCAGCGGCGCCAGCGGCAAAGGCACAGCAAGCACCCATTCGACGAAGCTGATCGTGATGAGTTGGCCGAATGTGGCAACCCAGCGTAATTGGACCAGCCACGCCGCGGTCCCGCGCAAGGCCGCAGCGTAGCGCTTCTCAAATCGTGAATCAACGACTCCGGTGGCAAGTGGTCTTCCCAGCAGGATGTCGAACCAACGGTGACTCATTCGGTCTTTTCCGAATCGAGTTGCGACGAATCGGCATCGGCCTTCTCTGCGCTAGCAGGCTGTGCCACGCCGGTGTTCGAAACCGCTTCGTCTAACTCAATCTGGTCGTTGTTCGAAGACCGGGCTTCCTTTGAGTCGGGGAGCTGACCGTCGTCACCCTCGCCACTGTCGATCTCGGCGAATTGAACCTCTCCACGGGAACGTGGTTCGTCGGGAACAACGCGAATCCCTTTTGCTTTCTGCCGGGCGATCTCCTGTCTGACTTTCTTTTGCAATAGTGCGCTCGTCCAGCCGAGACGTTCGGCCCGCGCGAGCATTTCCCGCTGCATCTTATGCGGCAGCCGAGCCACGGCGGCGTGCGCTGACCAAGACAAACCCTCCACGCGATTTTCAGCGGGGACGCGCCGCGCGACCGATTCGTAGCGCTGCAACTGATCGGCAGAGACGGCCCCCTCACAAACCTGGGAGAACATTTCCCCAAAGCGGGCGTCGCCTTGATTCAGCAAGTCCCCGATCCACCAAGGGGAGGCCTGCTGGCACCACAATGCGAACTTCAGCGGCGTTCCCCACTGCTCTAATTCGGGGGACCCTGAAACGCCCAACGCAGTCGGGGTTAACTTGAAGGGACCGAGTTGAAGGACGGGAGGCATCGTGGCAGGCGACAGGTTCGCAGAATTCGAGCGGCGGAGCCTTCCACTTTAGACACTGCGTCGCTGTTCGGAAAATCGGTCGACCGATTGCCTTCGCGGTGACAAACGGACGATCTGTCTCTACGCCGATGATTTCCGGGCACGCCTCCCCGAAAAAACAGGCTGTTTGCGTTGGCCGGACACATTCAGCTCATCGCTAAAACCGTCGACATCGTCGCCGTGATCAGCCCTCAGCCCAGAGCGAAGGCAACGAAATTTTTCCTTTACCGAGTTTGCCGCCGTAGTTCGCGGTGTGAATGGCGAGCACGCCCTCACACCCCGTCGCCGCCTCAATGCCGACTTTCATGCCCTCGCGAACGACTTCTTCCGTCGGGCCGCTGACGATGATCTCATAGACGCAGCCGACCTCCGGCCACAGGTGCGAGCCCTCGAGCGGCAGCAGCGTCGGGCAGTACTTATCGTTGATCGTCGCGACCATGTCGGTGTGTGTGTTCGCCCCGACCTTCGAGCCACTCGCGGCACACTTGACCACCACAAGTGGTATCTCTCCGACCCGCTCCAGCGTCTCTTCCGCGGCCGCGAGAGCCTCCTCATCGGTCTTTGCGAGGATCAGAAACATCCCGCCGGTCACCGCCTCGCGGATGCCGTAAGACCTCTCTATATGCAGCCAGCCGTCCATCCGCGGGATGCGGTAAACCTCACGGCCGAACTCCTGCCGAACTTCTTCGAAGCCGTCGCCGAATTTGGCGATGACCGAGTCATCAAGGCTGATGCGATCTTCCGCGAGTTCGCTCGGCAGCGCATCGAAGACATTCGTCTTCGGGTTTGGGACTGCCCCTTTCCGCAAACGCAGCGCGAGGCACTTTTGCAGGCTCTCCGCCTTTCGGTCCATCATCTGGATGATGAAGCCCGGCCGGCCGTCGGGCGTTTCCTCAGAACCGACCTCACGTTCGACAGTCGCCTCGCAGGGAGGAGCGGTCGCCGAACGGCCAAGGCCTTTGGTCTCCCATGCGGCTTCGCGGGCCCATTTCGCGTTCACGCTCGTGACGAGCACCCGCACCATCTGGGCCGCAAATGTTTCGGAATAATCGTCCTGGACGGGGACGCCGTTGACTTCGATTTCGGCCATGGAGCAGCCTTCGATGGGCCTTGTAAGAATCGGTATTCGCGCCGTCGGGTTTCGGTTCGGCACGGGGCCGATATCATGACGCCAACCCTTTGAAAGTGAAACCGGCCTGCCAAGGTGTTCAATGGATGTGTTCGAATTACACCGGGGTGATTCCCCGCTCATTCTCAGTATGCCGCACTCGGGGGTGGAGCTTCCCCCCGGTCTCGCCAGTCGCTTTCACGCCCACGCCGTGGCTCTGCCCGACACGGATTGGCATATCCCGCGGTTGTACGATTTCGCCACGGGACTCGATGCGACGATCATCCGCGCGAACTACAGTCGCTATGTGATCGACCTCAATCGCCCCCCGAGCGGTGAGAGCCTCTATCCCGGACAGGCCACCACCGACCTGTGCCCCACGACCACCTTCGGCGGCGATCCGCTCTATGAGAAGGGCGAGGAGCCTTCGGACGCGCAAATCGCGAAGCGACGCGAAAACTACTGGGAGCCCTACCATTTGGCGATCGCCAATGAGATTAAACGCGTGAAGGCCGCTCACGGTTACGCCGTGCTTTACGACTGCCACTCGATCGCGTCGGAAGTGCCAAGGCTGTTCGAAGGCACGCTCCCGGTGCTCAATCTCGGGACGGCAAAGTCCACAAGTTGCGATCCTGTTATCGAGCGACTCGTTGCAAAGGCCCTGAGCGAGTCGGAGTTCAATTCCGTCCTCAACGGTCGTTTTGTCGGCGGTTACATCACCCGCAATTATGGCCAACCTGGTGACGGCGTGCATGCGGTGCAGATGGAGATCGGACAGGACGCCTACATGAATCGCGGTCCGGGATATCAATACCGGGAAGATCGAGCCGAATCGCTCCGCGATGTGCTCAAGACTCTACTGTTGGCGTTGATCTCGTGGCGACCGAACTGATCCGAACCCGACCACTTGGAAAACGAACGCGTGGTCGATTTTCGGGCGGGTTGTCCGATTTTGTGACAGATAATGTTGAATGAACGCGAATTCTGGGTTACTTTCAGGTCAGTCGGCTTTGATGCGT contains:
- a CDS encoding sensor histidine kinase translates to MSHRWFDILLGRPLATGVVDSRFEKRYAAALRGTAAWLVQLRWVATFGQLITISFVEWVLAVPLPLAPLLTVIGMTAASNVFLGLWSATHPPGDPAVEPAPVTVRVCGPVMLFDLIMLTALLYFSGGAANPFVIFYFVNLSLTTVVLPRQWAWTATSFAIVGFILISFFHRELEPLVSSAAVTRGQSGGTPLVQFGSIVAFIACSITIVYFTMLLRDQLKRHDREIRAYQDEFTRAQKLEALGTLAAGAAHELANPLSTIAVVAREVERRVEQIDKDGRIAKDIALIRTELDQCRGILDRMSLDAGQAMGEELTEVTVDELLSEILSSLRNGDRVRTRLPKQIAQRKLLLPFVVTAQAIRGLIQNAISASPDGHDVTITGSCDHNRLSMNIDDQGEGMSPEVLARVGDPFFTTKEPGSGTGLGVFLARAVVERLGGELRIASTKSLGTTVVVSLPVSPIE
- the hutG gene encoding N-formylglutamate deformylase, whose product is MDVFELHRGDSPLILSMPHSGVELPPGLASRFHAHAVALPDTDWHIPRLYDFATGLDATIIRANYSRYVIDLNRPPSGESLYPGQATTDLCPTTTFGGDPLYEKGEEPSDAQIAKRRENYWEPYHLAIANEIKRVKAAHGYAVLYDCHSIASEVPRLFEGTLPVLNLGTAKSTSCDPVIERLVAKALSESEFNSVLNGRFVGGYITRNYGQPGDGVHAVQMEIGQDAYMNRGPGYQYREDRAESLRDVLKTLLLALISWRPN
- a CDS encoding hypothetical protein (catalyzes the transfer of a formyl group from formylmethanofuran to tetrahydromethanopterin tetrahydromethanopterin), whose product is MAEIEVNGVPVQDDYSETFAAQMVRVLVTSVNAKWAREAAWETKGLGRSATAPPCEATVEREVGSEETPDGRPGFIIQMMDRKAESLQKCLALRLRKGAVPNPKTNVFDALPSELAEDRISLDDSVIAKFGDGFEEVRQEFGREVYRIPRMDGWLHIERSYGIREAVTGGMFLILAKTDEEALAAAEETLERVGEIPLVVVKCAASGSKVGANTHTDMVATINDKYCPTLLPLEGSHLWPEVGCVYEIIVSGPTEEVVREGMKVGIEAATGCEGVLAIHTANYGGKLGKGKISLPSLWAEG